The genomic segment AGAATATTTCTTGCTTATAGTGATTTTGCCTCTGTGTATCTATGTAAAATGTTAATAATGAAGCCTTTAAAAAGGAATAACGTTGATTGCATTTTGTTGCATATGACTTGTTGGTGGACTACATTTTGATGTAActtatttttgtttttagctcATAGTACATGTTGGAGTTTCTGGAATGGCCACAGCTATAACACTGGAAAAGTGTGGCCACAACAAAGGTTATCTAGGTCTGGACAACCGCCAGTTTTGCCCAGATACACAGTGCTGTGTGGAAGGAGGCCCCGAATGCTTGCAGTCTTCTATTGACATGGATGTTGTTTGCAAGAGAGCGTCAGCGGCTGGGCTAGATGTTCAGTTTACAGTGTCTACAGATGCGGGCAGGtacttacattttatttttcatacaTAAAAAAAACGTGGTTGATTGTTATTGAGCTAGTCTTTCCCTGAAGTCCTTTTCAAATGTGGTCAGATTTATTTCCATGAAACTGATATCTGAGAGGCACATTTATAACTGTACTTGGATGTACTGTACACTGTACTTTGTATATGACCTATCCTTCCTAGATATGTCTTATAAACAGCACAGCTACGTCCTACCAGCAAGAAAACTACAAAATTATAATAACTGCAATATGGACTGCAAATCGACTCCAAAAATACATGGCACACCTCTCCGCTTCGAAACCAAGTTTGAACAGAGTCTGTACGTTAAGCAGTTTGGGTTGTATTAATCACAGAATTCTGTCTTTCATTTCTAtaggggatttttttatttatgtaaatgtgtttatatattattgtattgtattattAATGGAAGTGTAttaaccagggctgtggagtcggtagataaatgtttcgactccgactcctctgtattaatatgcaaatgtattttatacattccttgagggaaagaaacgctacctaccacaggactactggctgggaagccaacagtctactgtattgcacagtttaagcaaaagacaaacacaatgaaaacaaTCAAGTGGCTGGATAGCAGCAGGcttttctcctttgtgtgctgatcttctgctgaagatcgggcagtgggaggatccaggaaggggcatttattctaaaacatgattttcctaggagaatcccatagtcatgtttaaagtttaagctaacaatctgagtttacaagtttttatagccttagctgaatgacagcagtttttccaatggtttacagcttcagtcttgaactattggctatccattcccttcacttatacaagtgtctcactctctagtcctgcaaaaaacatatttatttaatgccttatcagtgagaggctaggttacacatggacgctgcgttccctgtaaaagcagaacacaacactatggaaagtataagtattgcagctcccaactgtgcgttgcgtgccatatagtgaagcacatgaaaagcatgcttcttcacggtcacttaacgtgttcgttttgtggttacgtgaggcactgcatgcattggtctttattcttacagtagagaagtcattaattataactttttgtgaattgggacatttaaacttgttttttttttttttttttttttattccaatctaaatttagtaggagtctgagtcggtgcattgt from the Bufo bufo chromosome 2, aBufBuf1.1, whole genome shotgun sequence genome contains:
- the PGPEP1 gene encoding pyroglutamyl-peptidase 1 isoform X2; its protein translation is MATAITLEKCGHNKGYLGLDNRQFCPDTQCCVEGGPECLQSSIDMDVVCKRASAAGLDVQFTVSTDAGRYLCDFTYYTSLYESHGKSVFIHVPPLGKPYTAAQLGRALQTILQVILDMVEQSEDQINGDH